A single region of the Vicia villosa cultivar HV-30 ecotype Madison, WI linkage group LG4, Vvil1.0, whole genome shotgun sequence genome encodes:
- the LOC131599198 gene encoding mavicyanin-like produces MSHLKNMSIILVIAFVATIVERTDAVDHTVGDTTGWTNSAGAKFYSDWASNNTFKQNDVLVFNFVAGGHSVAEINKADFDNCNVNSTTNAITTTPARFTLNRTGDFYFTCTFPTHCQTGGQKLTVKVPASSSSTPPSATPPSSGTTPTSPTSGGTPSPSSPTQPGATPPSPGSATALVATFPTLIALVINLLL; encoded by the exons ATGTCTCATTTAAAGAATATGTCAATTATTTTAGTAATTGCTTTTGTTGCAACAATAGTAGAAAGAACAGATGCAGTAGATCATACTGTTGGAGACACAACAGGCTGGACAAATAGTGCTGGCGCTAAGTTTTACTCCGACTGGGCATCCAATAACACATTCAAACAAAACGATGTTCTCG TTTTCAATTTCGTTGCGGGTGGCCACAGTGTTGCTGAAATTAACAAGGCAGACTTTGACAATTGCAATGTGAATTCAACTACAAATGCCATAACAACAACACCAGCAAGATTCACCCTTAACAGAACTGGTGATTTCTATTTTACATGTACTTTCCCAACCCATTGTCAAACTGGCGGCCAAAAACTAACCGTTAAAGTCCCAGCATCTTCTTCATCTACTCCTCCTTCTGCTACTCCCCCTTCATCTGGAACCACTCCAACTTCCCCTACCAGCGGAGGAACACCATCCCCTTCCTCTCCAACTCAGCCTGGCGCAACTCCTCCATCACCTGGTTCAGCCACTGCTCTCGTT